The following proteins come from a genomic window of Salvia hispanica cultivar TCC Black 2014 chromosome 4, UniMelb_Shisp_WGS_1.0, whole genome shotgun sequence:
- the LOC125219913 gene encoding probable microtubule-binding protein TANGLED, whose product MVARSPPKQHQKLAPPISPTLLRETVNKVDRCMARLQELQHTVTGGTKLVSGLSLSPRSGRNYLRTSLRCKQESLRLKNANSRRSPPGKLPSSKEEWRKMSLPAMLLGETVGEILQATQFARNVVDAVSSKPLKPGNDDPKTPVTQRKKQMPALENSGLHARRRKEKQVVLQNVRSESNNVPPLRRAKSKINFKVSPLQNRECDKENCRYLANRVSPRNRPWVRKTVLFPNPLFSSSPTSQHQKFGKTKSPMIARNRQTPHKFLIKSPPPPAASKFQVKIRSPPLCISPTRGGGAAKKSPRASSAAARLRRSFSPSRLASKLVSPLKSRKSMPKNSEVMMKTMSGLKQRPTSFSMRFSSSPRRI is encoded by the exons ATGGTTGCACGATCCCCGCCAAAGCAGCACCAGAAGCTGGCACCGCCCATCAGTCCCACCCTCCTACGAGAAACCGTTAACAAg GTGGATCGGTGTATGGCTCGACTGCAAGAGCTTCAACACACAGTAACAGGTGGGACTAAACTAGTATCCGGATTGAGCTTGAGTCCTCGTAGTGGTAGAAACTATCTACGGACAAGCCTCCGCTGTAAACAGGAGTCATTAAG GTTAAAAAATGCTAATTCTCGAAGATCTCCTCCTGGAAAGCTGCCATCAAGTAAAG AGGAATGGCGCAAAATGTCGTTGCCAGCAATGCTATTGGGAGAAACAGTAGGAGAAATCCTACAAGCAACTCAATTTGCAAGAAACGTAGTCGATGCAGTGTCCTCCAAGCCTCTAAAACCAGGAAATGATGATCCTAAAACGCCAGTGACACAGAGGAAAAAGCAGATGCCAGCGCTGGAGAACTCCGGGCTGCATGCACGTAGACGGAAAGAGAAGCAAGTCGTGCTGCAGAACGTGAGGTCAGAATCAAACAACGTGCCACCTCTAAGACGAGCCAAGTCCAAGATCAACTTCAAGGTCTCGCCCTTGCAGAACCGAGAGTGTGACAAGGAGAACTGCCGGTACTTAGCTAATAGAGTCTCACCAAGGAATAGGCCATGGGTGAGGAAGACTGTCCTGTTTCCAAACCCTTTATTTTCGTCATCTCCCACCTCACAACATCAGAAGTTTGGCAAGACGAAGTCGCCCATGATTGCAAGGAATCGACAAACTCCACATAAGTTCTTGATCAagtctcctcctcctcctgcTGCCTCGAAGTTCCAAGTGAAAATCAGAAGCCCTCCTCTATGTATATCCCCAACACGAGGTGGTGGTGCTGCTAAGAAATCACCTCGGGCATCATCAGCTGCAGCAAGGCTGCGGAGATCATTCTCGCCTTCGAGGCTGGCCAGCAAGCTGGTGTCACCACTGAAAAGCAGAAAATCCATGCCAAAGAATAGTGAGGTGATGATGAAGACAATGAGTGGATTGAAACAGCGTCCGACATCTTTTTCAATGCGATTCTCCTCCTCACCTCGGAGAATTTGA
- the LOC125222626 gene encoding mevalonate kinase-like encodes MEVRARAPGKIILAGEHAVVHGSTAIAAAIDLYTYVSLRFPTPEDNNDALQVQFKDVDLEFSWPVGKLKEVLPELGSKSVSTPSSCSLETTKAIASLVDELNLAESKLGLASGISAFLWLYTSIHGDKPAKVVVNSELPLGSGLGSSAALCVALSAALLSLSDSLKLDFSHQGWQTFGDSELDLVNKWAFEGEKIIHGRPSGIDNTVSTFGNMIKFRSGELTRIKTNMPLKMLVTNTKVGRNTRALVSGVSERAVRHGSAMSSVFKAVDSISNEVAAIIQSPVSDDLAITEKEEKLGELMEMNQGLLQCMGVSHATIETVIKTTLKYKLATKLTGAGGGGCVITLLPALLAGTVVDKVIAELEECGFQCLIAGIGGRGMEISFSGFSS; translated from the exons ATGGAGGTTAGAGCAAGAGCGCCTGGGAAAATCATACTCGCCGGCGAGCACGCCGTCGTTCACGGATCCACCGCCATTGCCGCCGCAATCGATCTCTACACTTATGTATCTCTCCGCTTTCCCACTCCTGAGG ATAACAACGATGCACTACAAGTCCAGTTCAAGGATGTGGACTTGGAATTTTCTTGGCCAGTTGGAAAACTTAAGGAAGTTCTGCCTGAACTCGGCAGCAAGTCTGTTTCCACACCTTCATCATGTTCATTAGAGACCACAAAAGCAATTGCTTCATTAGTTGATGAACTAAATTTAGCAGAATCTAAGCTTGGACTAGCTTCAGGAATTTCAGCTTTCCTTTGGCTATATACATCAATCCATGG TGATAAGCCAGCTAAAGTTGTTGTGAATTCTGAGCTACCGTTAGGCTCTGGCTTGGGTTCGTCTGCTGCTCTCTGTGTTGCGCTGTCTGCTGCCCTCCTTTCACTGTCTGATTCTTTGAAACTTGATTTTAGCCATCAAGGTTGGCAAACATTTGGGGACAGTGAACTAGATCTGGTAAACAAATGGGCATTTGAAGGTGAAAAGATTATCCATGGGAGGCCTTCTGGGATAGACAATACAGTTAGCACCTTCG GGAACATGATAAAATTTAGGTCTGGCGAACTCACACGTATTAAGACGAATATGCCTTTGAAGATGCTCGTTACTAACACGAAAGTTGGAAGAAATACAAGAGCATTGGTTTCTGGTGTGTCAGAAAGGGCAGTGAGACATGGTAGTGCAATGAGTTCTGTATTTAAAGCTGTTGACTCGATAAGCAATGAGGTGGCTGCCATCATCCAGTCACCAGTTTCTGATGATCTTGCTATAACtgagaaagaggaaaaactaGGGGAACTGATGGAGATGAACCAGGGATTACTCCAGTGCATGGGGGTCAGCCATGCTACCATTGAGACTGTGATCAAAACTACGTTAAAATACAAGCTAGCCACTAAACTAACAGGAGCTGGTGGAGGAGGCTGTGTCATCACACTACTACCTGCAC TATTAGCAGGAACGGTAGTTGATAAAGTAATTGCAGAGCTAGAAGAATGTGGGTTCCAATGTTTGATAGCTGGAATCGGTGGAAGAGGCATGGAGATTAGCTTTAGTGGTTTCTCCTCTTAA
- the LOC125220969 gene encoding kinesin-like protein KIN-14S, giving the protein MFKQRKSIREEHARLSNEVKGISIDSLLGCEAFAALENLSVEHELLKNKYHEECELLKKKYLQESSERKKLYNEVIELKGNIRVFCRCRPLNQDDIEKGSTSVVDFDSSQENELQVICSDSSKKQFKFDRVFGPEDNQEAVFDQTMPIVTSVLDGYNVCIFAYGQTGTGKTYTMEGTSENRGVNYRTLKELFRISEERSTIMRYELFVSMLEVYNEKIRDLLVENSNQPAKKLDIKQSAEGTQEVPGLVEARVYDTEGVWSLLKSGSQVRSVGSTNANEFSSRSHCLLRVTVAGENIINGQRTRSHLWLVDLAGSERVGRIEVEGERLKESQFINKSLSALGDVISALASKNSHVPYRNSKLTHMLQSSLGGDCKTLMFVQISPNSADLGETLCSLNFASRVRGVEHGPARRQTDHAEFLKYKQLAEKAKQDEKEARKLQDNVQALQLRLAAREHICKNLQEKVRDLETQLAEERKTRLKQENRALASVATQSTLTSNQAQKASIADNKKPPLAPSKLMMPLRSITNFMPLAPSPAPPNKKSMSMSYLPAVREDKENAPRENKGKQVIMKARRGSFAVRPSPAAPPNKKSMSMSYLPAVREDKENSPRENKGTQVIMKARRGSFAVRPSPAGQVFQPKRRASIATFRPESNSGMATPLENSSSRMMRTDRLMGRQSFVWDPQRVWRTSRPSSPLPQSREVPTLEMEATPIGPRSSKFRGSPPSQVPGSWKPKHPIVVALQKKVVWSPLKLRGMKNKRNSYIS; this is encoded by the exons ATGTTTAAGCAGAGAAAG AGTATCAGAGAAGAACATGCCCGCCTGAGCAATGAAGTAAAGGGCATCTCAATTGATTCATTACTTGGTTGTGAAGCTTTCGCTGCTCTTGAGAATCTGA gtGTGGAACATGAACTTTTGAAGAATAAGTACCATGAAGAGTGTGAGTTACTTAAGAAGAAGTATCTCCAAGAATCCTCGGAAAGAAAGAAGCTTTACAACGAAGTGATTGAACTCAAAGGCAATATAAGGGTTTTCTGTAGGTGCAGGCCACTGAACCAAGATGACATTGAGAAAGGCTCCACATCAGTTGTTGATTTTGACTCATCCCAGGAAAATGAGCTGCAGGTCATTTGCTCTGATTCTTCCAAAAAGCAATTCAAATTTGACCGTGTGTTTGGACCTGAGGACAACCAAG AGGCTGTCTTTGACCAAACTATGCCTATAGTAACCTCTGTCTTGGATGGTTACAATGTCTGCATATTTGCCTATGGACAAACAGGCACTGGAAAGACATACACAATGGAAGGAACATCAGAGAATAGAGGAGTGAACTATCGAACCCTAAAGGAGCTCTTCAGGATATCTGAGGAAAGGAGCACTATAATGAGATATGAATTGTTTGTTAGCATGCTGGAGGTCTACAATGAGAAGATAAGGGATCTTCTGGTTGAGAACTCGAACCAACCTGCTAAGAA GTTGGACATAAAACAATCAGCTGAGGGTACTCAAGAAGTCCCTGGACTGGTTGAAGCTCGTGTTTATGATACAGAAGGAGTTTGGAGTTTGCTTAAGTCAGGAAGTCAAGTAAGATCTGTTGGATCAACCAATGCTAATGAGTTCAGTAGCCGGTCTCACTG TTTGTTGAGGGTAACTGTAGCTggagaaaatataatcaatGGGCAAAGAACAAGAAGCCATTTATGGCTGGTTGACCTGGCCGGAAGTGAGCGTGTTGGTAGGATCGAAGTTGAAGGTGAAAGACTGAAGGAGTctcaattcataaataaatccTTATCGGCACTTGGTGATGTTATCTCAGCCCTAGCCTCCAAGAATTCTCATGTTCCTTACAG GAATTCGAAGCTTACTCATATGCTGCAAAGTTCCCTAG GTGGAGATTGTAAAACTTTGATGTTTGTTCAAATTAGCCCAAATTCGGCTGACCTTGGAGAAACGCTTTGCTCCTTGAATTTCGCTAGCCGTGTCAGAGGAGTTGAACATGGGCCTGCCCGAAGACAGACGGATCATGCAGAGTTTTTGAAATACAAGCAGCTT GCAGAAAAGGCAAAACAAGATGAGAAGGAAGCCAGGAAGTTGCAGGATAACGTGCAGGCTTTACAGTTACGGCTTGCTGCTAGAGAACATATTTGCAAAAATCTTCAAGAGAAG GTTCGAGATCTCGAAACTCAATTAGCTGAAGAAAGGAAAACAAGGCTAAAACAGGAAAACAGAGCATTGGCATCCGTTGCTACTCAGTCAACTTTAACATCAAACCAAGCACAGAAGGCCTCAATAGCAGATAATAAGAAACCACCATTGGCCCCATCAAAACTAATGATGCCACTTAGAAGCATCACAAACTTCATGCCACTGGCTCCATCGCCAGCTCCTCCAAACAAGAAGAGTATGTCTATGTCCTATCTACCAGCTGTAAGAGAAGACAAAGAGAATGCCCCAAGAGAAAACAAGGGGAAGCAAGTTATTATGAAAGCAAGAAGAGGTTCCTTTGCTGTAAGACCATCTCCAGCAGCTCCTCCAAACAAGAAGAGTATGTCTATGTCCTATCTACCAGCTGTAAGAGAAGACAAAGAGAATTCCCCAAGAGAAAACAAGGGGACGCAAGTTATTATGAAAGCAAGAAGAGGTTCCTTTGCTGTAAGACCATCTCCAGCAGGTCAAGTTTTCCAGCCTAAAAGAAGGGCTTCAATTGCAACTTTCCGGCCCGAATCCAACTCAGGCATGGCTACTCCACTTGAAAATTCATCTTCTAGAATGATGAGGACAGACCGTTTGATGGGCCGGCAATCATTCGTTTGGGATCCACAAAGAGTTTGGCGAACTTCAAGACCGTCTTCACCATTGCCACAATCACGAGAGGTGCCAACTTTAGAAATGGAAGCAACACCCATTGGTCCCAGAAGTAGTAAATTTAGAGGAAGTCCTCCTTCGCAGGTCCCTGGCTCGTGGAAGCCTAAGCATCCAATAGTCGTAGCACTACAAAAGAAAGTAGTATGGAGTCCGCTCAAGCTGAGAGGcatgaaaaataagagaaattcTTACATTTCTTGA
- the LOC125218180 gene encoding putative F-box protein PP2-B12, which translates to MAVESSDDIYVLPEDCIATALSLTSPKDACRLSAVASTFRSASESDAVWARFLPSDYRDLISRALDGGDSLLSKFRTKKDLYLHLCDHPIVIDDGRQSFQLEKLSGKKCYMLSARDLYIVWGDTPQYWRFISLPESRFPEVAELLDVCWFEIRGKIKMSMLSGGTNYAAYLVFTSKSRIYGFDHQYADGYVGVSGRESEKRNVCLDPDGVQRHRYQIVPRRVGWFYHRLTQMRNPEAMLPEEETEYPKQRDDGWMEVELGEWFVEEGQDGELEASVMEVKGGNWKSGIIVQGIEIRPKERK; encoded by the exons atggCGGTGGAGAGTTCGGATGACATCTACGTTCTGCCAGAAGATTGTATAGCCACCGCGCTTTCGCTCACCAGCCCTAAGGACGCTTGCCGTCTCTCGGCGGTCGCCTCCACATTCCGATCCGCCTCCGAATCCGACGCCGTTTGGGCCCGCTTCCTTCCCTCCGACTATCGAGACCTAATTTCCCGTGCTCTCGACGGTGGCGATTCACTTCTTTCTAAATTTCGTACTAAGAAAGACCTCTATCTTCACCTCTGCGATCATCCGATTGTAATTGACGATGGCCGCCAG AGTTTCCAATTGGAGAAGCTGAGTGGTAAGAAATGTTATATGTTATCTGCAAGGGACCTCTACATTGTGTGGGGAGATACTCCTCAATATTGGCGATTCATCAGTCTCCCTGAATCCAG GTTTCCAGAGGTGGCAGAGCTCCTCGATGTTTGTTGGTTTGAAATAAGGGGGAAGATAAAGATGAGCATGCTATCTGGTGGCACTAATTATGCAGCATACCTTGTGTTCACTAGCAAGTCAAGGATATATGGATTTGATCATCAATATGCGGATGGTTATGTGGGAGTCAGCGGGCGTGAAAGTGAGAAACGTAACGTTTGTTTGGATCCAGATGGAGTGCAGAGGCATAGATATCAGATTGTACCGAGACGTGTAGGGTGGTTCTACCACCGCTTAACTCAAATGCGAAACCCGGAAGCCATGCTGCCTGAGGAGGAAACGGAGTATCCAAAGCAGAGAGACGACGGGTGGATGGAGGTAGAGCTGGGAGAGTGGTTTGTAGAGGAAGGACAAGATGGAGAGCTGGAGGCAAGTGTGATGGAGGTGAAGGGAGGAAACTGGAAGAGTGGGATCATTGTTCAAGGGATTGAGATTAGACCTAAAGAGAGAAAGTAG
- the LOC125222625 gene encoding uncharacterized protein LOC125222625 isoform X1: MLRSKLKSSLRRFSTAINRRHIEDEGDWVYSSEWWVANSSSSRTAFRQNSRHGNGVVSVISHPCSKPDRLHWGKTEKWLQQRHRDIFPGSKNGGKLRVCGYEWRTLHFNDFTRESTVKVLVARREGEGDEAASVCLMQQPRCLAVPYVKSMISVGLATMASCNYELMKNAILGKQNLSVLCIGHGGGSIPLFLASEVKGAVVHTVEIDPVVVSASTQAMGFPASTVTSPNGKRTREKPEPLDEVLWKGTHERMLLFSSDAEKFILESTNVYDIIFIDAYDGEDNFPRKLWDPDSPFLQALGSRLHPDHGTVVVNLHADVELDVDAGDVPKISFLPMGKHVSQVGEAYVDVLLESGSGFGYNVPVPWVYNTSLVVSRGLERPKDSVEWNMILNTLISKGLEVEKLLNMPFSLLQYVKTGFTPLD, from the exons ATGTTGCGTTCCAAGCTGAAATCGAGCCTCCGCCGCTTCTCAACGGCGATTAATCGCCGCCACATCGAGGACGAAGGCGACTGGGTATACTCGTCCGAGTGGTGGGTGGCCAATTCCTCTTCCAGCCGCACCGCCTTCCGACAAAACTCCCGCCATGGAAACGGTGTCGTATCTGTTATATCTCACCCTTGTTCCAAACCA GACAGATTACACTGgggaaaaactgaaaaatggCTCCAACAAAGGCATCGTGATATATTTCCAGGTTCGAAAAACGGCGGAAAGTTGAGAGTTTGTGGCTATGAGTGGAGAACGCTTCACTTCAATGACTTCACCCGCGAAAGCACCGTTAAAGTCTTGGTTGCGCGCAGggaaggagaaggagatgaAGCTGCCTCCGTTTGCCTTATGCAACAGCCGCGTTGTCTGGCAGTACCgt ATGTGAAGAGTATGATATCTGTTGGATTGGCTACCATGGCATCATGCAATTATGAGCTCATGAAGAATGCTATACTTGGGAAGCAAAATTTGAGTGTTCTATGTATTGGTCATGGTGGAGGAAGCATACCTCTGTTTCTGGCTAGTGAAGTCAAAG GTGCTGTGGTTCACACAGTTGAGATTGATCCAGTTGTGGTCTCAGCTTCAACACAAGCAATGGGTTTTCCTGCCTCCACAGTTACGTCTCCTAATGGAAAGCGTACTCGTGAAAAGCCAGAGCCTCTGGATGAGGTTCTGTGGAAAGGCACTCATGAAAGGATGTTGTTGTTCAGTTCAGATGCAGAGAAGTTCATTCTGGAGAGCACCAATGTCTATGACATCATCTTCATCGATGCCTATGATGGGGAGGACAATTTCCCACGCAAGCTGTGGGATCCCGATTCCCCATTTCTCCAAGCTCTGGGGAGCCGGCTCCATCCGGATCATGGCACAGTTGTGGTGAACCTGCATGCTGACGTAGAGTTGGACGTCGACGCAGGAGATGTACCGAAGATCTCGTTTTTGCCAATGGGAAAGCATGTGTCTCAAGTAGGCGAGGCATACGTAGATGTGTTGTTAGAGAGTGGTAGTGGTTTTGGATACAATGTTCCAGTGCCATGGGTGTATAATACATCTCTTGTTGTTAGTAGAGGTTTGGAGAGACCTAAGGATAGTGTAGAGTGGAATATGATTTTGAACACTCTGATTAGCAAAGGTCTTGAGGTGGAGAAACTGCTTAACATGCCCTTTTCCCTTTTACAGTATGTTAAAACAGGTTTTACTCCGCTGGATTGA
- the LOC125222625 gene encoding uncharacterized protein LOC125222625 isoform X2, with product METVSYLLYLTLVPNQLHWGKTEKWLQQRHRDIFPGSKNGGKLRVCGYEWRTLHFNDFTRESTVKVLVARREGEGDEAASVCLMQQPRCLAVPYVKSMISVGLATMASCNYELMKNAILGKQNLSVLCIGHGGGSIPLFLASEVKGAVVHTVEIDPVVVSASTQAMGFPASTVTSPNGKRTREKPEPLDEVLWKGTHERMLLFSSDAEKFILESTNVYDIIFIDAYDGEDNFPRKLWDPDSPFLQALGSRLHPDHGTVVVNLHADVELDVDAGDVPKISFLPMGKHVSQVGEAYVDVLLESGSGFGYNVPVPWVYNTSLVVSRGLERPKDSVEWNMILNTLISKGLEVEKLLNMPFSLLQYVKTGFTPLD from the exons ATGGAAACGGTGTCGTATCTGTTATATCTCACCCTTGTTCCAAACCA ATTACACTGgggaaaaactgaaaaatggCTCCAACAAAGGCATCGTGATATATTTCCAGGTTCGAAAAACGGCGGAAAGTTGAGAGTTTGTGGCTATGAGTGGAGAACGCTTCACTTCAATGACTTCACCCGCGAAAGCACCGTTAAAGTCTTGGTTGCGCGCAGggaaggagaaggagatgaAGCTGCCTCCGTTTGCCTTATGCAACAGCCGCGTTGTCTGGCAGTACCgt ATGTGAAGAGTATGATATCTGTTGGATTGGCTACCATGGCATCATGCAATTATGAGCTCATGAAGAATGCTATACTTGGGAAGCAAAATTTGAGTGTTCTATGTATTGGTCATGGTGGAGGAAGCATACCTCTGTTTCTGGCTAGTGAAGTCAAAG GTGCTGTGGTTCACACAGTTGAGATTGATCCAGTTGTGGTCTCAGCTTCAACACAAGCAATGGGTTTTCCTGCCTCCACAGTTACGTCTCCTAATGGAAAGCGTACTCGTGAAAAGCCAGAGCCTCTGGATGAGGTTCTGTGGAAAGGCACTCATGAAAGGATGTTGTTGTTCAGTTCAGATGCAGAGAAGTTCATTCTGGAGAGCACCAATGTCTATGACATCATCTTCATCGATGCCTATGATGGGGAGGACAATTTCCCACGCAAGCTGTGGGATCCCGATTCCCCATTTCTCCAAGCTCTGGGGAGCCGGCTCCATCCGGATCATGGCACAGTTGTGGTGAACCTGCATGCTGACGTAGAGTTGGACGTCGACGCAGGAGATGTACCGAAGATCTCGTTTTTGCCAATGGGAAAGCATGTGTCTCAAGTAGGCGAGGCATACGTAGATGTGTTGTTAGAGAGTGGTAGTGGTTTTGGATACAATGTTCCAGTGCCATGGGTGTATAATACATCTCTTGTTGTTAGTAGAGGTTTGGAGAGACCTAAGGATAGTGTAGAGTGGAATATGATTTTGAACACTCTGATTAGCAAAGGTCTTGAGGTGGAGAAACTGCTTAACATGCCCTTTTCCCTTTTACAGTATGTTAAAACAGGTTTTACTCCGCTGGATTGA